From Xylanibacter oryzae DSM 17970, a single genomic window includes:
- a CDS encoding MraY family glycosyltransferase translates to MTLYIYITVSAFIISALCGFVFIPIILNFCKEKRLYDIPNYRKSHKNAIPRLGGISFIPSMLVAFIIALSLLCYNSNHNLTINLWSLYFLVGILLIYGIGIIDDLIGLPAMLKFIVQIIAACFMPLSGLYINNMYGFCGIWEIPLYIGCPITVLIIVFITNSINLIDGIDGLAGGIVIIALTGFGYLFALQGVWAYVILISGLIGVLVPYQYFNILGKVENNRKIFMGDSGSLTLGFILGFLFVKYSMNNPYVMPYRKDGLLLAYTLLVVPTFDVARVILIRLRNKKPIFGADKNHIHHKLMRTGMNQHQTTISILAISTLFIIINTALYHLCYTKFIVLIDIIIYTGLHWVVDLILKKKMKSSDALKHYG, encoded by the coding sequence ATGACTTTATACATATATATCACAGTATCTGCTTTTATTATAAGTGCCTTATGCGGATTTGTGTTTATTCCCATCATATTAAATTTCTGCAAAGAAAAGAGGCTATACGATATTCCCAATTACAGGAAATCACACAAGAATGCCATTCCAAGACTTGGAGGTATATCATTCATACCTAGTATGCTTGTGGCATTCATCATTGCGTTAAGCCTTCTCTGTTATAATAGTAATCATAATTTGACAATAAACTTATGGAGTCTTTACTTTCTAGTAGGTATCCTTCTTATATATGGGATAGGCATTATAGATGACCTAATTGGTCTTCCTGCTATGCTAAAATTCATTGTACAAATTATTGCAGCTTGCTTTATGCCTTTATCAGGACTTTATATAAACAATATGTATGGTTTTTGTGGAATATGGGAGATCCCATTATATATCGGTTGCCCAATAACAGTGCTTATCATAGTTTTTATAACTAATTCTATTAATCTTATCGACGGAATAGACGGACTGGCAGGCGGTATTGTCATAATAGCATTAACTGGATTTGGGTATCTGTTCGCATTGCAAGGAGTTTGGGCGTATGTTATATTAATATCCGGACTTATTGGTGTACTAGTGCCATATCAATATTTCAACATACTAGGTAAAGTTGAAAACAATAGGAAAATTTTCATGGGAGACTCAGGTAGTCTTACATTAGGTTTTATATTGGGGTTCCTCTTCGTAAAATATTCGATGAACAACCCTTACGTAATGCCATATAGAAAAGACGGTCTGCTATTGGCTTACACACTTCTAGTTGTGCCGACATTCGATGTAGCAAGGGTAATTCTTATAAGACTACGTAATAAGAAGCCCATTTTTGGTGCTGATAAAAATCACATACATCATAAACTGATGAGGACTGGAATGAATCAGCATCAGACAACAATTTCTATATTAGCTATTTCAACCCTATTCATTATAATTAATACGGCACTTTATCATTTATGTTATACTAAATTCATTGTCTTAATAGATATAATAATATACACAGGATTACATTGGGTTGTAGATTTGATATTAAAAAAGAAAATGAAAAGTTCAGATGCATTAAAACATTACGGGTAA
- a CDS encoding metallophosphoesterase — MMILVSLLIVALFVLPDYYIWSEFINCNIGMLWSTLYWLPTLAAILLMIIAAVGVYNINRIRIFFGLFTCIAIPKFLFVISSVLGIAINSILHVSTNIPNMVGITLAVISCVLFAYGFVFGWRMLKVRDIKIESRDLPSEFSGYKILQITDLHLGTFENRKKLIRSVVVKVRSLHPDMIVFTGDIVNADAKEIEPYIEILSNLKAPDGVISILGNHDYCKYSRENTTISRLKKNIEAVKSIEAKMGWDLLLNENRKINRGDSYIYILGVENDSVPPFPSYGNLKKTIKGIPKDAFKVLLSHDPTHWRREVLPKTNIQLTLSGHTHGMQLKIGHLSPSRLAFREWGGIYKEGMQTLCVSLGIGGTVPFRLGAWPEINLITLSTMIEE; from the coding sequence ATGATGATATTAGTATCCCTATTGATAGTTGCTCTGTTTGTATTACCAGATTACTATATATGGTCTGAATTCATCAATTGTAATATTGGTATGTTATGGAGTACTTTATATTGGTTACCAACATTGGCTGCTATACTGTTGATGATAATCGCTGCTGTTGGAGTCTATAATATAAACCGTATTCGGATTTTCTTTGGATTATTTACTTGTATAGCAATACCAAAATTTTTGTTCGTTATATCATCTGTTTTAGGTATTGCTATCAACTCTATATTGCATGTTTCAACTAATATACCTAATATGGTAGGAATAACACTCGCTGTTATTAGTTGTGTACTTTTTGCATATGGTTTTGTATTTGGTTGGCGAATGCTTAAGGTTAGAGACATAAAAATAGAATCCCGTGATTTGCCTTCAGAATTTAGCGGATACAAAATATTGCAGATTACAGATCTTCATTTAGGGACATTCGAAAATCGTAAGAAACTCATACGATCTGTTGTTGTAAAGGTACGAAGTCTGCATCCTGATATGATAGTCTTTACAGGTGATATAGTCAATGCTGATGCGAAAGAAATAGAACCATATATAGAAATATTGTCAAATCTTAAAGCTCCTGATGGCGTTATTTCTATACTTGGAAATCATGACTACTGTAAATATAGTAGGGAGAATACTACTATATCCAGGTTGAAAAAGAACATTGAAGCAGTTAAAAGTATTGAAGCAAAGATGGGATGGGATTTATTGCTTAATGAGAATCGCAAAATAAATCGTGGTGACTCATATATTTACATACTTGGTGTCGAAAATGACAGCGTACCTCCATTCCCATCTTATGGGAATTTGAAGAAAACTATAAAAGGAATACCAAAAGATGCCTTTAAAGTTTTGCTAAGTCATGATCCAACGCATTGGCGTCGTGAAGTATTACCTAAAACAAATATACAATTGACCTTGTCTGGACATACTCATGGTATGCAATTAAAGATTGGTCACCTTTCTCCATCAAGATTGGCTTTCAGGGAATGGGGTGGAATATATAAAGAAGGAATGCAAACTTTGTGTGTTTCATTAGGAATTGGTGGTACTGTTCCATTCAGGCTTGGCGCTTGGCCGGAAATAAACTTGATAACTTTAAGTACAATGATAGAAGAATAA
- a CDS encoding lipocalin family protein, whose translation MKSFFSKRRSDHLDIKPVENLEIERYLGVWYELARFENRFERGLTDVMAEYSLKEDGSIKVENSGWNTKKGIRSRIIGHAKTTSMQGLLRVSFFWKFYSDYRVLMIDNDYQWSLVGAGNSDYLWILSRNTSLSQDTIEKIITEAHKRGYDTSKFVFSIMN comes from the coding sequence ATGAAAAGTTTTTTTAGCAAAAGAAGATCTGATCATTTAGATATAAAACCAGTAGAAAATTTAGAAATAGAAAGATATCTTGGCGTTTGGTATGAACTGGCACGCTTTGAAAATAGATTTGAACGTGGTTTAACAGATGTTATGGCTGAATATTCTTTGAAAGAAGATGGATCAATTAAGGTCGAAAATTCAGGATGGAATACTAAAAAGGGTATTAGAAGTAGAATAATAGGTCATGCAAAAACCACATCCATGCAAGGGCTACTACGTGTATCATTCTTTTGGAAATTCTATTCAGACTACAGAGTACTAATGATTGATAATGATTATCAGTGGTCTTTAGTCGGTGCCGGTAATTCTGATTATTTATGGATATTATCACGAAATACAAGTCTCTCTCAAGATACGATAGAAAAAATTATTACAGAAGCACATAAAAGAGGGTATGATACCAGTAAATTTGTATTTTCAATTATGAATTAA
- a CDS encoding winged helix-turn-helix transcriptional regulator, whose product MTKNEIKESLNSRCPVRNVLSRIGNKWSMLIFFTLNGNGTMRFNELQRKIPDISQKMLTTTLRTLEADGLIYRKVYPEVPPKVEYSLTERGKSLIPIINNLLLWAKQNMNDIIEERKQHITK is encoded by the coding sequence ATGACAAAAAACGAAATAAAAGAATCACTAAACTCTAGATGCCCTGTACGTAATGTACTTTCTCGTATAGGAAACAAATGGTCTATGCTAATATTCTTTACTCTTAATGGAAATGGCACAATGAGATTCAATGAGTTACAACGTAAAATACCTGATATATCACAGAAAATGCTGACAACAACCTTAAGAACTCTTGAAGCAGATGGTCTTATTTACCGTAAAGTATATCCAGAAGTTCCTCCGAAAGTAGAATATAGTTTAACAGAACGTGGAAAGTCTTTAATTCCAATTATAAATAATCTTTTATTGTGGGCAAAACAAAATATGAATGATATTATAGAAGAACGGAAACAGCATATAACTAAATAA
- a CDS encoding porin family protein: MKRILLITYIIVCYVSAASADKTHIDTYNSQDWEYELNCGINIGGTAPLSIPREIRSIDSYNPRFNGVIGGDVTRWLNKYSHWGLSAGLLIESKSMHTGATVKSYHTEVSYDDNSKVSGYWTGYVNTKYSNTFITVPILANYRLDSRWKFRAGIYLSYAIHRDFSGYVTDGYLRQNTPVGQKILFTDGKRGTYDFSDNLRRLQPGLQIGGSWMSKKHLCLNADMSFGMSNIFESSFKTVTFNMYPIYLRLGWSYKF; this comes from the coding sequence ATGAAAAGAATATTATTAATTACATACATTATAGTATGTTATGTATCAGCTGCATCTGCAGATAAGACGCATATAGATACGTACAACAGTCAAGATTGGGAATATGAGTTGAATTGTGGTATAAACATAGGAGGAACAGCTCCTTTATCCATACCACGTGAAATACGATCCATAGATAGTTATAATCCGAGATTCAACGGAGTAATTGGAGGTGATGTAACAAGGTGGCTAAATAAATATTCTCATTGGGGATTATCTGCCGGGCTACTTATAGAATCAAAAAGTATGCACACCGGAGCAACGGTAAAAAGTTATCATACGGAAGTCTCATACGACGATAATAGCAAAGTTAGCGGCTACTGGACTGGATATGTAAATACTAAATATAGTAATACATTCATCACAGTACCTATTCTTGCTAATTACAGACTAGACAGTAGATGGAAATTTCGTGCAGGCATCTATCTTTCTTACGCTATTCACCGTGACTTCTCAGGCTATGTGACTGATGGATACTTACGGCAGAATACACCTGTTGGCCAAAAGATACTTTTTACAGATGGTAAACGTGGTACATATGATTTTTCTGATAATCTGCGCAGATTGCAACCGGGATTACAAATCGGAGGATCATGGATGAGTAAAAAACACCTTTGTCTAAATGCAGACATGTCTTTTGGCATGAGTAATATATTTGAGAGCAGTTTCAAAACTGTAACCTTTAATATGTATCCTATCTACCTAAGACTTGGTTGGTCGTATAAATTCTAA
- a CDS encoding PCMD domain-containing protein, whose amino-acid sequence MKIKSTMFFLMPVLFLFNSCIKDEALNSEADITSCKVDNRILIRDPVITNESVKLYVKDSVDIKSQSPQFTLTDGATISPASGTTLDFSKPQTYIVKSQDGNWQKPYTVEFTFSNMQTQYDFENIRYGNLSDDGTGNATTGFDIFYDTNTEGEKNDWGSGNEGFAILNSDKPANQYPTFQDDNGYIGKCVNMTTRSTGQWGAMFGTPIAAGNLFLGTFNLDLSIPAKSTHFGIPFKHTPTELVGYYKYKAGPIFTDAKNNPVQGKTDTFDIYAVLYEVTKDVQYLDGTNSLTSSNIVAIARITDKKETDTWTRFAIPFVIRDGKSIDADKLQNGNYNISIIMSSSEDGAAFNGAVGSSLCVDEMQLFYK is encoded by the coding sequence ATGAAAATTAAAAGTACTATGTTTTTCTTGATGCCAGTATTATTTTTATTTAATTCGTGCATCAAGGATGAAGCTTTAAATAGTGAAGCCGATATAACATCATGCAAAGTTGATAACCGAATTTTAATACGAGATCCTGTTATTACAAACGAAAGTGTTAAACTGTATGTGAAAGATTCTGTTGATATTAAAAGTCAAAGTCCGCAATTCACATTAACTGATGGAGCAACAATATCACCTGCCAGTGGTACTACTCTCGATTTTTCCAAACCACAGACTTACATTGTGAAATCTCAGGATGGGAATTGGCAAAAGCCTTATACCGTAGAATTCACATTCTCTAATATGCAGACCCAATATGACTTTGAAAATATAAGATATGGTAATTTATCAGATGATGGAACAGGAAACGCTACAACAGGATTTGATATCTTTTATGACACAAATACAGAGGGCGAAAAAAATGACTGGGGTAGCGGAAATGAGGGGTTTGCTATATTAAACTCAGATAAGCCGGCTAATCAATATCCAACATTCCAAGATGATAATGGATATATCGGAAAGTGTGTTAATATGACTACCCGCAGTACGGGTCAATGGGGAGCTATGTTTGGTACACCTATCGCAGCCGGAAATTTATTTCTAGGTACATTTAATCTAGACCTTTCAATCCCTGCAAAGTCAACTCATTTTGGAATTCCTTTCAAACACACTCCAACAGAACTTGTTGGGTATTATAAATACAAAGCCGGTCCTATATTTACAGATGCTAAGAATAACCCGGTACAGGGAAAAACTGATACATTCGACATTTATGCCGTGCTATATGAAGTAACCAAAGACGTACAGTATCTTGACGGAACCAATTCTCTTACAAGTAGTAATATAGTTGCAATAGCTCGTATAACAGATAAAAAAGAGACTGATACATGGACTCGTTTTGCAATACCATTTGTTATAAGAGATGGCAAAAGTATAGATGCCGATAAACTACAAAATGGGAATTATAACATTTCTATAATAATGTCATCAAGTGAAGATGGAGCAGCATTCAACGGAGCTGTTGGAAGTTCATTATGTGTTGATGAAATGCAATTGTTCTACAAATAG
- a CDS encoding flavodoxin family protein, translating into MKVLLVNGSPRKNGCTYTALSEVANTLNEEGIDTEIFYIGTKPIAGCLGCGKCGELKKCILDDKVNECLDKLASADGFIFGSPVYYASANGSLISLMDRLFTAGLRRGKESFYLKPAAAVTSARRAGTTSTIDEINKYFSLAQMPIVSSQYWNMVHGNTPEEVKQDIEGMQIMRTLGRNMAFMLKCKDVAIKAGIEMPKTEEPLKTNFIR; encoded by the coding sequence ATGAAAGTCTTATTAGTAAACGGCAGTCCTCGAAAAAATGGCTGCACCTATACAGCATTGTCTGAAGTAGCTAATACATTAAATGAGGAGGGTATAGATACTGAAATCTTCTATATTGGTACAAAACCTATTGCAGGTTGCCTCGGTTGTGGAAAATGTGGAGAACTTAAAAAATGTATTTTAGACGATAAAGTTAACGAATGCTTGGATAAGTTGGCTAGTGCTGATGGCTTTATATTTGGTTCACCAGTATATTATGCATCAGCAAACGGTTCTTTAATTTCTTTAATGGACCGCCTTTTTACTGCTGGTTTAAGAAGAGGGAAAGAGAGTTTTTATTTAAAGCCGGCTGCAGCTGTAACATCTGCCAGAAGAGCTGGTACAACATCTACTATAGATGAAATAAATAAGTATTTCTCTTTAGCACAAATGCCAATTGTCTCTTCTCAGTATTGGAATATGGTACATGGTAATACCCCGGAAGAGGTAAAACAGGACATAGAAGGCATGCAGATTATGAGAACTCTAGGTAGAAATATGGCTTTTATGTTGAAATGCAAAGACGTGGCCATTAAAGCCGGTATAGAGATGCCCAAAACAGAAGAGCCTCTAAAAACTAATTTCATAAGATAA
- a CDS encoding Nramp family divalent metal transporter — MTFKKITNNKLLKKIGLFLAILGPGIITGSVDNDAGGITTYSVAGAMYGYNLIWTLIPSFLVLLVVQEMNARMGIVTGKGLATLIRENAGVKITFFIFLGLLLADIGNTTTEFAGVAGSLEIFGVSKYISVPLVGFIVWILVVKGTYTVAERIFLIFSVSLLTYVVSALLGHPHWAEIGHAIVMPQVKADGSTIAMVLGLVGTTIAPWMQFYMQSSVIEKKLKISQYNYVMADIIIGCIGTVIVAFFIMVACASTLHENNIIINEAKDAALALKPLAGAFASQLFAFGLFIASIFSATILPLATAFYVCEAFGFDAGISKKWGEAQEFYTLYTAIIIISVGIILLPKAPLIGISIWSQVINAILLPVVLICMIMLVNNKKIMGRHINKPIINLIGWVTVAILVGLSLMLLVSSFIVK, encoded by the coding sequence ATGACCTTTAAAAAAATTACTAATAATAAATTATTAAAAAAGATAGGATTGTTTCTTGCAATTCTCGGACCGGGAATAATAACAGGCAGTGTGGACAATGATGCCGGAGGTATAACCACTTATTCTGTTGCGGGAGCAATGTATGGCTACAATCTTATCTGGACTTTGATACCATCTTTCTTAGTCTTGTTAGTTGTACAGGAAATGAATGCCCGTATGGGAATTGTGACAGGTAAAGGATTGGCTACTCTTATTCGTGAGAATGCAGGGGTAAAGATAACTTTTTTTATTTTTTTAGGTCTGTTATTAGCAGATATAGGCAATACGACCACTGAATTTGCCGGAGTAGCAGGTAGCCTTGAAATATTTGGGGTCAGCAAATACATTTCGGTGCCTTTGGTTGGTTTCATCGTGTGGATTTTAGTGGTGAAAGGAACATACACCGTTGCTGAGCGTATTTTCCTTATTTTCAGCGTTTCACTGCTTACCTATGTTGTCTCGGCTTTATTAGGGCATCCACATTGGGCTGAGATAGGACATGCGATAGTTATGCCACAAGTCAAAGCTGATGGATCAACAATAGCCATGGTATTAGGATTAGTAGGAACCACAATTGCTCCATGGATGCAGTTTTACATGCAATCTTCTGTGATAGAGAAGAAACTAAAGATCTCTCAATATAATTATGTCATGGCTGATATTATTATCGGGTGTATTGGGACAGTCATTGTAGCCTTCTTCATTATGGTTGCTTGCGCATCTACACTTCACGAGAATAACATTATCATAAACGAAGCTAAAGATGCAGCATTAGCACTAAAGCCACTAGCGGGAGCCTTTGCCTCTCAGTTGTTTGCCTTCGGGTTGTTCATCGCATCTATCTTTTCTGCAACCATATTACCATTAGCTACAGCCTTTTATGTGTGCGAAGCTTTTGGCTTTGATGCGGGAATCAGTAAGAAGTGGGGTGAGGCACAAGAGTTCTACACCCTCTATACAGCCATTATTATCATATCAGTAGGCATTATTCTTTTACCAAAGGCCCCTTTGATAGGTATCTCTATATGGTCGCAGGTAATCAATGCGATATTGCTTCCGGTTGTCCTTATTTGCATGATTATGTTGGTGAATAACAAGAAAATTATGGGCCGGCATATCAACAAGCCCATTATCAATCTCATTGGATGGGTTACGGTTGCCATATTAGTCGGATTATCTCTTATGTTACTCGTGTCAAGTTTCATTGTGAAATAA
- a CDS encoding magnesium transporter MgtE N-terminal domain-containing protein yields the protein MTSLTTFYLSRLLGCNIFDTRDNILGRIHDVYIRIRQSSDDYQSNNPQVIGFAVHVNGKNRDAVLDNLQIVKFGIHYKVQCQSMTIVGHNIVSDGVLLKESILDQQIVDLNGRKLVRVNDIRMVTIAAGTFVVAVDVGTEGLLRRLGVSMFFKKILKPFGGNIPSKFILWDDVETIDPDTFDIQLSQTRSKLNTIHPSDLADIIEDMSKNYQTPIFSSLDEEHAADVLEELRVKEQVHIIESLPLEKAADVLEKMPANEAADLMDHLEDDKTEQLLLEMEPEVSEEVRDLLEYPDGTIGSLMTSDILTFTAKQTVSEAIDQIRSEKPEMESLYSLFVVDEKNTLKGIITMRDLLIANPQIPLEGVMNTNLNCVNDYDGLDEISGIVSKYNLLAVPVINEHNELEGMVVIDDLFDELLGKRRAS from the coding sequence ATGACTTCTTTAACAACATTCTATCTAAGCCGACTTCTCGGCTGCAATATTTTCGATACCCGAGATAATATTTTGGGACGTATTCATGATGTATACATTCGTATACGTCAATCTTCTGATGATTACCAATCAAACAATCCGCAAGTAATAGGATTCGCAGTACATGTGAATGGAAAAAACAGAGATGCGGTACTTGATAATCTACAAATTGTAAAATTTGGAATCCATTATAAGGTGCAATGCCAGTCTATGACGATCGTTGGCCATAATATAGTTTCAGATGGTGTCTTACTGAAAGAAAGTATTTTGGATCAGCAGATTGTAGACCTCAATGGACGAAAGCTGGTTAGAGTAAACGACATCCGGATGGTAACAATCGCGGCTGGAACATTTGTTGTAGCTGTTGATGTAGGTACTGAAGGCCTCTTACGTCGTCTTGGCGTTAGTATGTTCTTCAAAAAAATATTGAAACCTTTCGGAGGTAATATCCCTTCTAAATTTATTCTTTGGGATGATGTTGAAACAATCGACCCTGACACATTCGATATTCAACTATCACAGACTCGTTCGAAACTCAATACAATTCATCCCTCTGATCTTGCTGATATTATTGAGGACATGAGCAAAAATTATCAGACACCAATATTTTCTTCTCTTGATGAAGAACACGCAGCCGATGTATTGGAAGAGTTAAGAGTAAAAGAGCAAGTGCATATCATTGAAAGTCTGCCGCTGGAAAAAGCAGCTGATGTGTTGGAAAAAATGCCTGCCAATGAGGCTGCTGATTTGATGGATCATCTGGAAGACGACAAAACAGAGCAACTGTTGCTCGAGATGGAACCAGAAGTATCAGAAGAAGTAAGAGACCTACTGGAGTATCCAGACGGTACAATAGGTAGCTTGATGACTTCGGATATTCTCACTTTCACGGCAAAGCAAACGGTATCGGAAGCGATCGACCAGATCAGATCAGAAAAACCTGAAATGGAATCTCTTTACAGCTTGTTTGTTGTTGATGAGAAAAACACATTGAAGGGTATTATCACCATGCGTGATTTATTGATAGCAAACCCCCAAATTCCTTTGGAGGGAGTGATGAATACTAATCTGAATTGTGTAAATGACTATGATGGACTTGATGAAATATCCGGTATCGTGTCGAAATATAATTTACTTGCAGTTCCAGTCATCAATGAACATAACGAGTTGGAAGGCATGGTGGTGATCGATGACCTCTTCGATGAATTGCTCGGAAAAAGGAGAGCTTCTTAA
- a CDS encoding nitroreductase family protein, with amino-acid sequence MERTFKQALESRRTFYAIGNESPVSDDKIEEVVKFAVKNVPSAFNSQSTRVVVLLGENHKRLWNITKDILRNIVPADAFKGTENKIDNCFLSGHGTILFFEDQNVVKGLQNSYPSYADNFPVWSQQTSAMHQLAIWTMLEDLGLGVNLQHYNPLIDKDVAKEWSIPESWKLISEMPFGNPLSEPDVKQFSSIEDRVKVFK; translated from the coding sequence ATGGAAAGAACCTTTAAGCAGGCTTTGGAGAGTCGCCGTACTTTCTATGCCATTGGTAATGAGTCACCGGTCAGTGATGATAAAATAGAAGAAGTAGTTAAATTCGCAGTTAAGAATGTGCCAAGTGCATTTAATTCACAATCCACACGTGTGGTTGTATTATTAGGTGAAAATCATAAGCGTTTGTGGAATATAACAAAAGATATATTAAGAAATATTGTTCCGGCTGATGCCTTTAAAGGCACCGAAAATAAAATTGATAACTGTTTTCTGTCAGGTCATGGTACTATTCTTTTCTTTGAAGATCAGAATGTAGTTAAAGGTTTGCAGAATTCTTATCCTTCATATGCCGATAACTTCCCAGTATGGTCTCAACAGACGTCAGCAATGCACCAGTTGGCTATTTGGACTATGCTTGAAGACTTGGGACTTGGTGTGAATTTACAGCATTATAATCCCTTGATAGATAAAGATGTTGCTAAAGAGTGGTCTATACCTGAATCATGGAAGTTGATATCAGAAATGCCCTTTGGAAATCCACTCTCAGAGCCGGACGTAAAACAGTTTAGTTCTATAGAAGATCGTGTAAAGGTCTTTAAATAG
- a CDS encoding iron-containing alcohol dehydrogenase translates to MKLDFTYENPTKIYFGRTAMDGLRSELPKYGKTVMLAYGKGAIKKIGIYDQVLDICKSLGKTVVELQGVMPNPTYKKVLEGCQLVKDNNVDLILAVGGGSVIDCAKAISVSSYCQGDAWQRYFTNFEPVDNKLVPLASILTMAGTGSEMNAGSVITNEDLKIKMGRVFNADVNPRFSILNPEYTFSVSKYQMLSGIFDMMSHLMEAYFAGDDDGTSSYIIEGLLRAIIDNTRVAVANKEDYEARSNLMWCSSLAMNPLVGLGKAQDWEVHMIEHQLGAYTDCAHGMGLAAISIPYYRYVSKFGLHKFARFAREVWHISEEGKTQEELAKAGIDALEHFIKKSGMVTRLRDLNATEEMLPLIAKSTVPMGGYKKMTSEEILEILKQAY, encoded by the coding sequence ATGAAATTAGATTTTACTTACGAGAATCCAACCAAAATTTACTTTGGTCGTACAGCAATGGATGGACTTAGGTCTGAGCTTCCTAAATATGGTAAAACCGTAATGTTAGCTTATGGCAAGGGAGCTATAAAGAAAATAGGTATTTATGATCAGGTGCTAGATATTTGCAAAAGTCTCGGCAAAACAGTAGTTGAGTTACAAGGAGTAATGCCCAATCCCACCTATAAAAAAGTTCTTGAGGGATGTCAACTTGTTAAAGATAATAATGTAGACCTGATATTGGCTGTTGGCGGTGGCTCTGTTATCGACTGTGCAAAGGCTATATCTGTTTCATCTTATTGTCAAGGAGATGCCTGGCAGCGTTATTTTACCAATTTTGAACCTGTAGATAACAAACTTGTGCCTTTAGCTTCGATTCTTACTATGGCAGGAACAGGTTCTGAAATGAACGCCGGATCTGTCATAACTAACGAAGACCTCAAAATAAAGATGGGCCGTGTGTTTAATGCAGATGTCAATCCACGTTTTTCAATACTCAACCCGGAGTACACCTTTTCGGTGTCAAAATATCAGATGCTAAGTGGCATTTTTGATATGATGTCACATCTTATGGAGGCATATTTTGCAGGAGATGATGACGGAACATCCAGCTATATAATAGAAGGATTGTTGCGCGCAATAATCGATAATACACGCGTAGCAGTAGCAAATAAGGAAGATTACGAAGCAAGAAGTAACCTGATGTGGTGCTCATCACTTGCAATGAACCCACTTGTCGGCCTTGGTAAGGCCCAAGATTGGGAAGTCCATATGATAGAACATCAGTTGGGCGCCTATACGGATTGCGCTCACGGCATGGGACTGGCCGCAATATCTATACCATATTATAGATATGTAAGCAAGTTCGGTCTGCACAAATTCGCTCGTTTTGCCAGAGAGGTATGGCATATAAGTGAAGAAGGCAAAACACAAGAGGAATTGGCCAAAGCCGGTATAGATGCCCTAGAGCATTTTATAAAAAAGAGTGGAATGGTAACTCGTCTGCGCGACCTGAATGCAACAGAAGAGATGTTGCCATTGATAGCTAAATCTACAGTACCAATGGGTGGTTATAAGAAGATGACTTCCGAAGAGATACTGGAGATATTGAAGCAAGCTTACTAA